Proteins encoded together in one Helicobacter pylori window:
- a CDS encoding outer membrane protein produces the protein MKKTLLTLSLALTTPLLNAEDDGFYMSVGYQIGEAVQKVKNTGALQNLADRYDNLSNLLNQYNYLNSLVNLASTPSAITGAINNLSSSAINLTSTTTTSPAYQAVALALNAAVGMWQVIALFIGCGPGPTNNQSYQSFGNTPALNGTTTTCNQAYGTGPNGILSIDEYQKLNQAYQIIQTALNQNQGGGMPALNDTTKTGVVNIQQTNYKTTTQNNIIEHYYTENGKEIPTSYSGGASFSPTIQLKYNNNAEYLLQQAATIMQVLITQKPHVQTSNGGKAWGLSSTPGNVMDIFGPSFNAINEMIKNAQTALAKTQQLNANENAQITQPDNFNPYTSQDKGFAQEMLNRANAQAEILNLAKQVANNFHSIQGPIQGDLEQCKAGSAGVITNNTWGSGCAFVKETLNSLEQHTAYYGNQVNQDRALAQTILNFKEALNTLNKDSKAINSGISSLPNAKSLQNMTHSTQNPNSPEGLLTYSLDSNKYNQLQATTQELGKNPFRRFGMISSQTNNGAMNGIGVQMGYKQFFGKKRNWGLRYYGFFDYNHAFIKSSFFNSASDVWTYGVGMDALYNFINDKNTNFLGKNNKLSVGLFGGFALAGTSWLNSEFVNLNVVGNIYSAKMNVANFQFLFNLGLRMNLARAKKKDSDHAVQHGVELGVKIPTINTDYYSFMGAELKYRRLYSVYLNYVFAY, from the coding sequence ATGAAAAAAACCCTTTTAACTCTCTCTCTCGCTCTTACTACACCGCTCTTAAACGCTGAAGATGACGGATTTTATATGAGTGTGGGCTATCAAATCGGTGAAGCGGTTCAAAAAGTGAAAAACACTGGAGCATTGCAAAATCTTGCAGACAGATACGATAACTTAAGCAACCTTTTAAACCAATACAATTACTTAAATTCCTTAGTCAATCTAGCCAGCACGCCCAGTGCGATCACCGGTGCGATTAATAATTTAAGCTCAAGCGCGATCAACCTCACTAGCACTACCACCACTTCTCCGGCCTATCAAGCTGTGGCTTTAGCGCTCAATGCGGCTGTGGGCATGTGGCAAGTCATAGCCCTTTTTATTGGCTGCGGCCCTGGCCCTACCAATAATCAAAGCTACCAATCGTTTGGTAACACACCAGCCCTTAATGGGACAACCACCACTTGCAATCAAGCGTATGGGACAGGCCCCAATGGCATCCTATCCATTGATGAATACCAAAAACTCAACCAAGCTTATCAAATTATCCAAACCGCTTTAAACCAAAACCAAGGAGGCGGAATGCCTGCCTTGAACGACACCACCAAAACAGGGGTAGTCAACATACAACAAACCAATTATAAAACCACTACACAAAACAATATCATAGAGCATTATTATACAGAGAATGGGAAAGAGATCCCAACCTCTTATTCAGGCGGAGCATCATTCTCGCCTACAATACAATTGAAATACAATAATAACGCTGAATACCTTTTGCAACAAGCCGCTACTATCATGCAAGTCCTTATTACTCAAAAGCCGCATGTGCAAACGAGCAATGGCGGTAAAGCGTGGGGGTTGAGTTCTACGCCTGGGAATGTGATGGATATTTTTGGCCCTTCTTTTAACGCAATTAATGAGATGATCAAAAACGCTCAAACAGCCCTAGCAAAAACCCAACAGCTTAACGCTAATGAAAACGCCCAAATCACGCAACCAGACAATTTCAACCCCTACACTTCTCAAGACAAAGGGTTTGCTCAAGAAATGCTCAATAGAGCGAACGCTCAAGCAGAGATTTTAAATTTAGCTAAGCAAGTAGCGAACAATTTCCACAGCATTCAAGGGCCTATTCAAGGGGATTTAGAACAATGTAAAGCAGGATCGGCTGGCGTGATCACTAATAACACTTGGGGTTCAGGTTGCGCGTTTGTGAAAGAAACTCTCAATTCCTTAGAGCAACACACCGCTTATTATGGCAACCAGGTCAATCAAGATAGGGCTTTGGCTCAAACCATTTTGAATTTTAAAGAAGCCCTTAACACCCTGAATAAAGACTCAAAAGCGATTAATAGCGGTATCTCTAGCTTGCCTAACGCTAAATCTCTTCAAAACATGACGCATTCCACTCAAAACCCTAATTCCCCAGAAGGTTTGCTCACTTATTCTTTGGATTCAAACAAATACAACCAGCTCCAAGCCACCACGCAAGAATTAGGCAAAAACCCTTTCAGGCGCTTTGGCATGATTAGTTCTCAAACCAATAACGGCGCGATGAATGGGATCGGCGTGCAAATGGGTTACAAACAATTCTTTGGCAAAAAAAGGAATTGGGGGTTAAGGTATTACGGCTTTTTTGACTATAACCATGCGTTCATCAAATCCAGCTTTTTCAACTCCGCTTCTGATGTTTGGACTTATGGGGTGGGAATGGATGCGCTTTATAACTTCATTAACGATAAAAACACCAACTTTTTAGGCAAGAATAACAAGCTCTCCGTGGGGCTTTTTGGTGGCTTTGCGTTAGCTGGGACTTCATGGCTTAATTCTGAATTTGTGAATTTGAATGTGGTGGGTAATATTTATAGCGCTAAAATGAATGTGGCAAATTTCCAATTTTTATTCAATTTAGGCTTGAGAATGAACCTCGCTAGAGCAAAGAAAAAAGACAGCGATCATGCCGTGCAGCATGGCGTGGAATTGGGCGTGAAAATCCCCACCATTAACACGGATTATTATTCTTTCATGGGCGCTGAACTCAAATA
- a CDS encoding SulP family inorganic anion transporter yields MEKSGMFEKIQKEWLSNIQKDLLSGFVVGLSVIPETAGFAIMVGLDVGVAFYTTFYMAFVLSFFGARKAMISAAAGSVALILVGVVKNYGLEYAGVATLMAGILQILLGYLKIGNLLRFIPQSVMYGFVNALGILLLMEQFKFLQNQNLGVFILLAIGILIIYLFPLITKKIPSNLICILAVSAIALIFDVHAPNLGSIEQGVSGFHFIIIPKNLDFKIVIELLPYALSLALVGTIESLLTAKTLDVILKDGVSDKNKETKAQGLGNIISGLLGGMTGCALVGQSIINAKSGAKTRLSTFFAGFSLMVLILVFNEYVVKIPIVAVVAVMVMISFTTFNFQSIMNIKKIKLYDTLNMLLVVAVVLYTHNLAIGVVVGVLVNALWIKSKGIA; encoded by the coding sequence ATTGAAAAGAGCGGCATGTTTGAAAAGATACAAAAAGAATGGTTGAGCAACATTCAAAAAGATTTGTTGTCTGGTTTTGTGGTGGGGCTTTCTGTGATCCCAGAGACCGCTGGCTTTGCGATCATGGTGGGTTTAGATGTGGGCGTGGCGTTTTATACGACCTTTTATATGGCTTTTGTTTTGTCTTTTTTTGGGGCTAGAAAGGCGATGATTAGTGCAGCGGCCGGCTCAGTGGCGCTCATTTTAGTGGGCGTGGTTAAAAATTATGGGCTTGAATACGCGGGCGTGGCGACTCTTATGGCAGGAATATTGCAAATTCTTTTAGGCTATTTGAAAATAGGGAATCTTTTGAGGTTTATCCCCCAATCGGTGATGTATGGCTTTGTGAACGCGCTAGGCATTTTGCTTTTAATGGAGCAATTCAAATTCCTTCAAAACCAAAATTTGGGGGTGTTTATTTTGCTCGCTATTGGGATACTCATCATTTATCTCTTCCCTTTAATCACTAAAAAAATCCCCTCTAATCTGATTTGTATCCTTGCAGTGAGCGCGATCGCTTTAATTTTTGATGTGCATGCGCCGAATTTAGGGAGCATTGAGCAAGGGGTTTCAGGCTTTCATTTCATTATTATCCCCAAAAATTTGGATTTTAAAATCGTTATAGAATTGTTGCCTTACGCTCTTTCTTTAGCGCTAGTAGGCACGATAGAAAGTTTATTGACCGCTAAAACTTTAGACGTGATTTTAAAAGACGGCGTGAGCGATAAAAACAAAGAAACTAAAGCGCAAGGCTTGGGGAATATCATTTCAGGGCTTTTAGGGGGAATGACAGGGTGCGCTTTAGTGGGGCAGTCTATCATTAACGCAAAATCCGGGGCCAAAACAAGGCTTTCTACTTTTTTTGCCGGCTTTTCTTTAATGGTGCTAATATTAGTGTTTAATGAATATGTGGTTAAGATCCCCATTGTAGCGGTTGTGGCGGTGATGGTGATGATTTCTTTCACCACTTTTAATTTCCAATCCATTATGAACATTAAAAAAATCAAGCTCTATGACACGCTCAACATGCTTTTAGTCGTGGCGGTGGTTTTATACACGCATAATTTAGCGATAGGGGTTGTGGTGGGGGTTTTAGTCAATGCGTTATGGATCAAATCAAAAGGGATTGCATGA